The sequence TACGGTCATGAACTTAAGGTCACCCcatcttgattttttttgaGTCCAGTACGTTTAATTTTAGGGTTCCTACATCTCTACagccaaataataaaaaaagtgtcTCATGCGATTAGTTCAACCTCTTTACATAAATGCTACCAATTATATACTATCTCGTTTTAATATGCAATTCAATTCATTCATACACCATAGTATCCTAAAGTGCTGCCATTCCAGAAGTCTGCTAAAAGCCGCTTCTTGTTTAGGCGTCCCATCCTTGCTCTGGCATCCACTCCCCTCCCTTATTGGACCTCGTCTCCAGAACAGGTTGTCACACTTGTTCTCTGCACATaggtaaaatatttttgcacAATACAATCTACAATGTACTCTGATATCAAGTTTCTTTTGGTATCACATTTTCATATCAAATAGGTATTTAGCTTTAACATTAAGTTGCCTTCGGTGCTTGGCAAAACATCTTCTCTTTGACCATGACTTTGTGTATGATCGTCAGCGATGGCTAGTCCAAGCAACCATCTTTCATGATGGAGAAAGCTTGTGGTTACAAATTTCAAATGTGACTTCAAAAATCCTAGACAGTAAGCTAAAATCCTATCAGATAGACATGAAATGAATAAACCATAAGAAATTAATCACAAAAAAGGTCATTAAACATCATACTCACAGTCACTCAAACAGAATATACCCTTTTAAACATGCATGAAATGAAATCAGAGCAGGAATATCATGAACAAGAGCTAATCAGAAGATCAAAAATGCAAAAATGACAGTGTGCAGCATGGTTACTAGAAGAATAACGGCCAATAGAATTGTAACATGTATTTCTACTTTTTTAACTACTCCATTCATCCAAATATTGGGTGTAATACACCATCAGAGTACCTACGAAAATTTCTAGGaacaaaatcaacaaaaaaagaCATTACCTAAACTAAGTCAagcttcaaaaaaaaaaaaaaaatggagatTCAATACTACTAGAAGTGTACTGCGCTGTGCTAAAACCGGAAACCCATAAACAACGACATACATATTAAGaacaaaatcaaccaaaaaACACACAATGTAGACTAAATCAAGCttcaaaacaaacaaaaaatggAGACTCCCATAAAAAAgttaactttcttttttcttttgtttatcaCGGTTATGGGTTTGACACAAAAATCTAAGCAGTAGTATGGCTGCAAGAAACTAAGAAGTGTGTTTGGTGTAATGgaaatatttagaatttgagaggtttatttatttattagtttttaaatttaccataCATATTTCGGCAAGCAGGCCGAATAAGATAAGAGTGTTCCCCGTATTCATGTTCCGCAACATCGAGCAAATGTTggaaaatcaaccatttctgAGATTTAGTAGCAATTatgaaatattctttttccttttactgaaaattaagaaacattatttttttatgatattagaaaacgagGTCTTCCCTTTTTCCGGatttatgaaagaaaaggatagGGATTCAAATTTAAGTCTATCTCGTTCGGAGCTAATTAGCATATCGGAGCGAAGTGATTCTTTAATGTCTCTGACTTCTATAAGATTTTGATGAGATGACAAAATGTAGAATAAGCAATGCAATGCAATGGAGAGGTTCTAAAATTTAAGTGCTGGTTTTATGAAAGTGACAAGTCTCTATGAATACTTTTGCATGGAAAGTGATCAAGCGCACAATCATGGGCAAGGTCCCCAAAGGGCTAATGGCCAGTTGACTATCCCCAAATGCCTATGTAGTCTTTATTTCTTACTCTAACATTCCTGGTGGGAATTTACATTGTCATTAATGATCTTGTGGTCCGGCCTTGAAGCTGATTGGATTTCAGATTTTCTTCCAGTTGGAAAAATGCTCACCACTGTACTAGATTCAACAGTGTGCCATAGCATTTTGTTGTCTTGAGTTATATGTTTGCTAATCAGTATAGTTTCAATgctactttcaaattggaaAGCGCAGAAAGATTTGCTAGGCATTacctatttcttttctttccttttaacAGAAAACTAGCTACTTACAAAGGCATAATGATTCTTTCCCTTAAATTAATGGGCAAACCTAGGAGATTTCATGTTGGTGTGACTTGTTAGGTGAAAAAATTTGTTGCTTTAAAGTTGACTTGCTATTGCGATCTATTAAAGTGATCATCATAACTTCTATTGGGAAATAAATCATCACTTCAACAACTACTTGGCTTGAGCTAGCATGCCTCTTTATAAGTCTTTAATTCATACAATTCACCACATTATTTAGTGCATTGGTTTTTGATTTCAATTAAACATCTATCTTGAttattatacataaaaaattacttatttattccATTTGTAATCTTCACttatatacaaaattattaaatgatgaatgatgtataattttagtattaaataactaaaatatatttcaattattcaatatttaaatataaaatatttaaattatatatcatttatCATTTCATTATAGTATATACACGCAAATTAGATAATTCTTACTCTTTCTACACAATAGGCCTATATCAAGGTGAATTCACTCTAATactaattttagaattcttttgaATTATCACCTAAACTTTGTgctttagttatttatttattagtttttattttttagaccAAAGGTAGTTTTCACTATAATGATAAGCATTGAGTACTATGGTCTCTCTGTGGTGACCAGCAGGCAGTATCGGATACCCTTAAGATGGATTAGACTTTGAACCACCATTCCAATTGcataactaaaatataatcaaacaCCTGAGCGATGCAAAACTTATGAATGAAAATGGCAACTATACATTATTTCCTGTTTATAATctaaaaggaaagagaaaatagaccttaaataaagaagaaaatacaTTGAAAAAACCaattatataagaatatttttacaGGCGAACGTCAGTCATGTCAAACCAGATTTGTTCAAATGCCTTGACAATGAGATCATGGTATTCTTTCGAATTGAGTGAAAGATAACAAGCAAGAAGATCTTCCAAATCCCTTGAAGCTCGAATATTGTTCTCTATTATCATCTCCACCATTGAGTCCTTGAAGTCTTTCTGTGGATCAGTCGAGGACTTAACCACTGCAAAACTCTCTGATAGAGTCTTGTTTCTTGACATGCTTTTCCGTGCACAGGAAGCCTGAATCTTTCTGCTTGCAATCCTTGGAGAGTTCGTTCGAAGTCTGATCCCCACAGAATTTGATGACGTTGAAGATCTCTGTGTGACAGAATtaatcttcttttgttctttatgggTCCTGACTCTCCTTTCTTCCTTGACAATCTTGAGGGACAGAGAACTTCGGGAGTTTAGCTCCTCCAATTTAGATGATCTTCTTCTAAACTTAGTGCGAGTCATCTCATCAATGTTTGTCGGCTTGGTCAGTATAGGAGGAAGCTCTACTTCAGAAACTGCGTCGAATCCATCAATCTTCTTGTTATTACTTTTGACAGATTCGCCATTTACATCAATGATAATATCAGTAGTTGAAGAACAGACTTTACAGTTACAAGAGCTAGAACAGGAAGCAAGTTGTTGATCAAATGAGCAATTAGGAAATAAGCCATCATCAgcattatcttcttcttcttcttcttcttcttccacaGATTCATATACAAGAGATTCAAGGAAGTCAGGCTCACTTGAGCTGCTCTTAAAAGGGGAGCTAGAATAGTCTGGTGAATGATGAGCTTGATCATCAATGGACTTGGTCCAGGCTGTGTTCGGTGTAGTTTGACAGCTACAAGCATCAGGAAAGTATGGGGAGGAAGAGGACGAGACAAGTTTAGAAGAAGGCTtgtaaattgtttttcttttgcttcttttcCTGGATGATTTTCTTGGAGAATCAGGAAAACGAGTATCCGAGGATTTTTGGTTTATGGGTGATGTGTAAAACTTATCTGCTCTACTGGGTCTTGTAGTGAAGTAGTAAGTGTATCTTGGCTGAGCAATGCTGGGTGTTTGTGATGCTGCTAAGGatgattttttcttaaaagagtTAGAAGTGCATTGATTTCTGCCTTTGCTCATGTCTTTCAGCTTGTAAAACCAGGCATTGGGTATCATATCTGACAATCTAAACCTGTAGTTGCCCATCTTCCCAGATCACTGGAACCATGCacccttttctttcctctcttactctctctTATTCTGAGTTGGGTGGCTCTTTGATTGCAGAAAAATGACAATTCTGTAgaagtgagagagagagacaaggaaggagaaaaataagaaagataaaaagggTTATAAAAAGGT is a genomic window of Ricinus communis isolate WT05 ecotype wild-type chromosome 2, ASM1957865v1, whole genome shotgun sequence containing:
- the LOC8258095 gene encoding transcription repressor OFP2; amino-acid sequence: MGNYRFRLSDMIPNAWFYKLKDMSKGRNQCTSNSFKKKSSLAASQTPSIAQPRYTYYFTTRPSRADKFYTSPINQKSSDTRFPDSPRKSSRKRSKRKTIYKPSSKLVSSSSSPYFPDACSCQTTPNTAWTKSIDDQAHHSPDYSSSPFKSSSSEPDFLESLVYESVEEEEEEEEDNADDGLFPNCSFDQQLASCSSSCNCKVCSSTTDIIIDVNGESVKSNNKKIDGFDAVSEVELPPILTKPTNIDEMTRTKFRRRSSKLEELNSRSSLSLKIVKEERRVRTHKEQKKINSVTQRSSTSSNSVGIRLRTNSPRIASRKIQASCARKSMSRNKTLSESFAVVKSSTDPQKDFKDSMVEMIIENNIRASRDLEDLLACYLSLNSKEYHDLIVKAFEQIWFDMTDVRL